A window of Brettanomyces nanus chromosome 2, complete sequence contains these coding sequences:
- a CDS encoding uncharacterized protein (BUSCO:EOG09342LDX): protein MFNSFKASAFGRFTRQFRLSFVREAHKKAGGSKTHMQDSAGKRLGPKKHEGQEVKRGQIIMRQRGTNWYPGTNVGIGKDHTLFALEPGYVRYYLDPFHPKRKFIGIVLGKEDRLPYEHFAATHRRLGRRVIKNTVASQREEEYMSRKEQLIMPDIMKEKQARDQKRAGKVAKFQNDLPKFVGDLSTEELAIAAQRMNAIDGFMRGGKSLEDGRFYATYNYNYETDLSCRARKEISEAELESRKQEYAELAKKVDDKVMLDARFQLCKYLDAQQREERKKQDIEQLKTLIPDANKPVDKRVREKAMELIDDSCFSLSEQIHLKRRFLKPVLPESEELLGDDKTKHAIVISRMNYDTRRVDTIYRKKEGFLK from the coding sequence ATGTTCAATTCATTTAAAGCGTCTGCCTTTGGACGTTTTACCAGGCAGTTTCGACTTAGTTTTGTGAGAGAGGCCCATAAGAAAGCAGGAGGTTCCAAGACCCATATGCAAGACTCTGCAGGTAAGAGACTTGGACCCAAGAAGCACGAAGGACAAGAGGTGAAAAGAGGTCAGATTATTATGAGACAAAGAGGTACCAATTGGTATCCAGGTACTAACGTTGGTATTGGTAAAGACCATACATTATTTGCATTAGAGCCGGGTTATGTTCGATACTATTTAGATCCGTTCCATCCCAAGAGGAAGTTCATAGGCATTGTATTAGGCAAGGAGGACAGATTACCGTATGAGCACTTTGCTGCGACACATAGAAGACTTGGAAGAAGGGTTATTAAGAATACTGTGGCATCACAGAGAGAAGAGGAGTATATGAGTCGTAAAGAGCAGCTTATTATGCCTGATATTATGAAGGAAAAGCAGGCTAGAGACCAGAAAAGAGCAGGAAAAGTGGCCAAGTTTCAGAATGATTTGCCGAAGTTTGTTGGAGATTTAAGCACGGAAGAACTTGCGATTGCAGCTCAAAGAATGAACGCTATAGATGGATTTATGAGGGGAGGAAAGAGTCTTGAAGATGGTCGATTTTATGCCACTTACAACTACAACTATGAAACGGATTTGAGCTGTAGGGCACGAAAGGAGATAAGTGAGGCAGAATTGGAGAGTAGGAAGCAGGAGTATGCggaattggccaagaaagTTGACGACAAAGTGATGTTGGATGCACGGTTCCAGTTGTGTAAGTACTTGGATGCACagcaaagagaagagaggaagaagcaggatATTGAACAGTTGAAGACTTTGATTCCGGATGCAAACAAGCCAGTTGATAAGAGAGTTAGAGAGAAGGCCATGGAGTTGATTGACGATTCATGTTTCAGCTTGAGCGAGCAGATTCACCTTAAGAGAAGGTTTTTGAAGCCTGTTTTGCCAGAATCTGAGGAATTGTTGGGAGACGACAAGACCAAGCATGCCATAGTGATTAGTAGGATGAACTATGATACGAGAAGAGTCGATACGATTTAtaggaagaaagaagggTTTTTGAAGTGA
- a CDS encoding uncharacterized protein (BUSCO:EOG09341RSZ), with product MTEKTKGRSLSPGSIESPAKMRKSSRGQSPQVDSHGFRRSQVSVDAEKMSAYERMGGDGNRLNMDGFPKNKTIKQEDDDTDYIIDGSLRRVEPYYFTYMTHCKERWRNKNILDVFSSEFRLFSRSYYEDTIKDGRVSINNEVANIDSIIRNGDLITHRMHRHEPAVTSDPIKIVHEDVDYVVIDKPSGIPVHPTGRYRHNCVTFVLEKEMGIRAHPCNRLDRLTSGLMLLGKNGKAADKISQKLKQRQVTKQYVAKVVGEFPSDNKGIVVDEPILTADPRLAFNIIDKEKGKAAKTFFKRLSFNGKTSLVLCKPLTGRTHQIRVHLQYLGYPIVNDPIYSSPRIWGDNLGRGGDFNLKEVRSKLAQVGKTMASSSWLYPASDGEVLSEKKCEICHGELYTDPGPNDLDLYLHAFKYCSKTGGYQVEEKFRVKNLSSEVSRESTVSTGSPESTVSTGSTGSIGSIGFTEPWSYQTELPDWALEEPRKYMALALDEAKKCEPTTTAFCVGAVLVNGGEVLSTGYSRELEGNTHAEQNALDKYFLKTGKRDVPPGTELYTTMEPCSKRLSGNLPCLNRILELKDHITTCYVGVMEPSTFVIKNVSYEDLTKNGISYIKVSGFEEEALKVAKRGHLE from the coding sequence ATGACTGAGAAAACTAAGGGAAGATCGTTATCACCTGGCTCTATAGAGTCACCAGCGAAAATGCGGAAATCGTCTAGAGGACAGTCACCTCAGGTTGACAGTCATGGTTTTAGGCGAAGCCAGGTGTCCGTTGACGCTGAAAAAATGTCGGCATATGAAAGAATGGGTGGAGATGGTAACCGATTGAACATGGACGGATTCCCCAAGAATAAAACCATAAAACAGGAGGACGATGATACTGACTACATTATTGATGGAAGTCTAAGAAGGGTAGAACCTTATTACTTCACTTATATGACTCATTGCAAAGAGAGGTGGAGAAATAAGAACATTTTAGATGTGTTCAGTTCTGAGTTTCGACTTTTCTCCAGATCTTACTATGAAGATACTATCAAGGATGGCCGTGTCTCCATTAACAATGAAGTGGCCAACATAGATAGTATTATTAGAAACGGCGACTTGATCACCCACCGTATGCATCGACATGAACCTGCGGTAACTTCTGATCCGATAAAAATTGTCCACGAGGATGTGGACTACGTTGTTATCGACAAACCCTCGGGAATTCCCGTTCATCCAACAGGTAGATACAGACATAACTGTGTGACGTTTGTtttagagaaagaaatgggCATTAGAGCACATCCTTGTAACCGCTTGGACAGATTGACCAGTGGCCTTATGCTTTTAGGTAAGAACGGTAAGGCGGCAGATAAGATTTCacagaagttgaagcagaGACAGGTTACTAAACAGTATGTGGCAAAAGTTGTAGGTGAGTTTCCATCTGATAATAAAGGTATTGTAGTTGATGAGCCTATTCTGACAGCTGATCCACGACTAGCATTCAATATAatagataaagagaagggTAAAGCTGCCAAGACTTTCTTCAAACGACTTTCATTCAACGGAAAGACGAGTCTTGTGCTATGCAAGCCACTTACAGGAAGAACCCATCAAATAAGGGTTCATCTCCAATATCTGGGATATCCTATAGTGAACGATCCTATCTATTCGAGTCCGAGAATTTGGGGGGACAACTTAGGTAGGGGAGGAGACTTTaatttgaaagaggttCGATCCAAGCTTGCTCAAGTTGGAAAGACAATGGCTTCATCCAGCTGGCTGTATCCAGCATcagatggagaagttttgagtgaaaagaaatgtgAGATTTGTCACGGTGAACTTTATACAGATCCCGGTCCAAATGATTTAGACTTGTATCTCCATGCATTCAAGTACTGCTCAAAGACTGGTGGTTATCAGGTCGAGGAGAAATTCAGAGTCAAAAATCTTAGTTCTGAAGTATCTCGGGAATCTACGGTCTCTACGGGATCTCCAGAATCAACGGTCTCCACGGGATCTACAGGATCCATAGGATCCATCGGTTTTACAGAACCTTGGAGCTATCAAACAGAGCTTCCCGACTGGGCCTTAGAAGAACCACGTAAATACATGGCTTTGGCTTTGGATGAGGCAAAGAAGTGTGAACCTACGACGACAGCATTTTGCGTGGGTGCCGTTCTAGTTAACGGAGGTGAAGTTCTCTCCACTGGATACTCaagagaacttgaaggaaatACGCACGCAGAACAGAATGCATTAGACAAGTATTTCCTCAAGACGGGTAAGCGAGACGTTCCACCGGGTACAGAACTATATACTACGATGGAACCTTGCAGTAAGAGATTAAGCGGAAATTTGCCATGCTTGAACCGGATCTTAGAGTTGAAGGATCATATTACTACATGTTACGTTGGAGTTATGGAGCCATCAACGTTTGTTATTAAGAATGTGTCATATGAGGATCTTACAAAAAACGGTATTAGTTATATAAAGGTGAGTGGATTCGAGGAAGAGGCACTGAAGGTGGCCAAGAGGGGTCATTTAGAGTGA
- a CDS encoding uncharacterized protein (BUSCO:EOG093415FK), whose translation MFSTCFANTLHRFTGVVCHVERRAFCIKADNFTLSNYGSFNPQLGATLHQLDSLAPRFEIKSSQIEILDHPDDFYTTLKNKIRAAQSRVFLSSLYIGNHQNELVACIADAMQKTPKLQVKILLDCLRSTRDSPDDSTASLLAPLVSRFGDRIDVRLYHTPKLHGLLKMLIPKRFNEGFGLQHMKIYGFDDQVMLSGANLSQDYFTNRQDRYYIFSSKPMSDYYLGVQDAVSSLSYQLLPADNKQKYLLRWNSSNKASEPLLNVERYIKDCNRVLNPVLKSHCGSTLLELHETAPDTVVYAVSSFTPLLEPDFSTEKPAILRILSFLDDKSASFTFTAGYFNMHRDILDRICHSQASGNIITAAPEANSFYKSKGVSRYVPPAYLYNAKKFLEKVTKAGRGDKVRLLEWQNGIIHQPNGWSYHAKGIWINLPGESEPSITVIGSSNYTKRAYSLDLEINAIVITKDSELKAKMKKEVDHLCKHTSVMTLKDFQRHDRHISPGVKVAATVLGNML comes from the coding sequence ATGTTCTCTACTTGCTTCGCTAATACATTGCATCGTTTTACAGGTGTCGTATGCCATGTCGAACGAAGAGCTTTTTGCATTAAAGCAGACAACTTTACTCTTTCCAATTATGGTAGTTTCAACCCTCAATTAGGAGCcactcttcatcaacttgattCGTTAGCACCTCGATTTGAGATCAAGAGTTCGCAAATCGAGATTCTAGATCACCCCGATGACTTCTATACCACTCTCAAAAACAAGATTCGGGCAGCTCAATCCAGGGTCTTTTTATCGTCACTTTACATTGGAAACCATCAAAATGAATTGGTTGCTTGTATAGCGGACGCTATGCAGAAGACTCCCAAGCTACAAGTGAAAATTCTATTAGATTGCCTTCGTTCAACACGTGACTCGCCTGATGATTCGACTGCCAGTTTGTTGGCTCCGTTGGTATCTCGATTTGGGGATAGAATTGACGTTCGATTATATCATACTCCTAAACTACATGGGCTTCTCAAAATGTTGATACCCAAACGGTTCAACGAAGGTTTCGGATTGCAACATATGAAAATTTATGGCTTTGATGATCAGGTGATGCTTAGTGGTGCCAATCTTTCGCAAGATTACTTCACTAATCGTCAAGATAGATACTATATCTTTAGTTCCAAGCCGATGTCTGACTATTATCTTGGTGTTCAAGATGCTGTTAGTTCGCTTAGTTACCAATTATTGCCTGCTGATAATAAGCAGAAGTATTTATTGCGGTGGAACTCTTCAAACAAGGCTTCTGAGCCTCTTCTTAATGTGGAAAGATACATTAAAGATTGTAATAGAGTGTTGAATCCAGTGTTAAAGTCTCATTGTGGCAGTACTTTATTAGAGCTACATGAGACAGCTCCTGATACCGTTGTCTATGCTGTTTCTTCGTTTACTCCTCTTTTAGAACCAGATTTCAGTACAGAAAAACCGGCGATTCTTCGGATCTTGTCGTTTTTGGACGACAAATCGGCAAGCTTCACCTTTACTGCCGGTTATTTCAACATGCATCGAGATATTCTGGATAGAATATGTCATTCTCAGGCATCCGGTAATATCATAACGGCAGCACCTGAAGCGAACTCTTTCTATAAATCCAAGGGTGTCTCCAGATACGTTCCTCCTGCATATCTATACAATGCCAAGAAGTTTTTGGAAAAAGTCACTAAAGCAGGAAGAGGAGATAAAGTTCGACTTCTAGAATGGCAGAATGGTATCATTCATCAGCCTAATGGTTGGTCTTACCATGCCAAGGGTATTTGGATCAATCTGCCTGGTGAAAGTGAACCGAGTATCACAGTGATAGGCTCTTCGAACTACACTAAACGGGCTTATTCACTAGACTTGGAGATTAATGCAATAGTAATTACTAAGGACTCGGAATTAAAGGccaaaatgaaaaaggaGGTGGACCACTTGTGCAAACATACTTCAGTCATGACTCTTAAAGATTTTCAAAGGCATGATAGACACATAAGTCCAGGAGTCAAAGTGGCGGCTACCGTACTAGGTAATATGTTGtag
- the ARO3 gene encoding 3-deoxy-7-phosphoheptulonate synthase: protein MQSSSHMFMENPHVGDRSRVEDWRITGYNPLTPPDLLQSQYPLNPKCEKTILEGREKACDIINGKDDRLLIIVGPCSLHDPVAAVDYCNRLSKLSESLKKDLHIVMRAYLEKPRTTVGWKGLINDPDIDGTFKINKGLRISRELFVKLTEKLPIAGEMLDTISPQFLSDCFSVGAIGARTTESQLHRELASGLSFPVGFKNGTDGTLSVAIDAIRAAAHPHHFLSVTKPGVVAIVATEGNKDTFVILRGGKHGTNYDEENVKLAQAALEKAKTVKPGEARIMVDCSHGNSQKNHKNQPIVAAEVGRQVSNGSTHICGLMIESNIVEGRQDVPEEGGSDKLKYGCSITDACISWEDTIKVLNKLAESVRSRRKVVAATK, encoded by the coding sequence ATGCAGTCCTCTTCACACATGTTCATGGAAAACCCCCATGTGGGAGACAGATCAAGAGTGGAAGATTGGCGTATCACTGGTTACAATCCTCTAACACCTCCGGACCTTCTACAGTCGCAATACCCTCTTAATCCAAAGTGTGAGAAGACGATCTtggaaggaagagaaaaagcatGCGATATTATTAATGGTAAGGACGATAGACTATTGATTATTGTTGGTCCTTGTTCTCTTCATGATCCAGTTGCTGCCGTTGATTACTGCAATAGGCTAAGTAAGCTAAGtgagtctttgaagaaggatcTACATATCGTGATGCGTGCTTACTTGGAGAAGCCAAGAACCACTGTTGGTTGGAAGGGATTGATCAACGATCCTGATATTGATGGTACTTTCAAGATCAACAAGGGTCTTAGAATTTCCAGAGAACTGTTCGTTAAGCTCACTGAGAAGCTGCCTATTGCTGGAGAGATGCTTGATACCATTTCTCCTCAATTTTTATCTGACTGCTTCTCTGTTGGTGCCATTGGTGCCAGAACTACCGAGTCTCAGCTTCACAGAGAGTTGGCTTCTGGTTTATCGTTCCCCGTGGGATTTAAAAACGGTACTGATGGTACTCTCAGCGTTGCTATTGATGCTATCCGTGCTGCAGctcatcctcatcactTTCTTTCCGTCACAAAACCCGGTGTTGTAGCTATTGTTGCCACCGAGGGAAACAAGGACACCTTTGTCATTCTTAGAGGTGGAAAGCACGGCACCAACTATGACGAAGAAAACGTCAAACTTGCGCAGGCAGCTCTAGAAAAGGCCAAGACAGTCAAGCCTGGTGAGGCACGTATTATGGTAGACTGTTCACATGGAAATTCTCAGAAAAACCACAAGAACCAGCCAATAGTTGCTGCTGAGGTCGGCAGACAGGTTTCTAATGGATCTACTCACATCTGTGGTCTTATGATCGAGTCTAATATCGTGGAAGGACGTCAAGACGTaccagaagaaggtggaagCGATAAGTTGAAGTATGGATGCTCAATCACTGATGCTTGTATATCCTGGGAGGATACCATTAAGGTGTTGAACAAATTGGCTGAGTCTGTGAGATCCAGGAGAAAGGTCGTTGCAGCTACTAAGTAA